The sequence TTCTTTTCTCGATCACGGGAGGGAAGGGGAGGTTGATTCCGAACAATGCGCATTTTGATACGACCCGTGCAAACGTTGAATTTTCAGGAGCGGAGGCGGTCGATTTTCCGACGGAGGAGGGAGTCCACCCCGAAGTGATCGCGGATTTTAAGGGAAATATGAATATCCCGGCTCTTGAAAAATTCATCCGGGAAAAAGGCGCCGAGAATATTCCGTTGTGCATGATCACCGTGACGAACAATTCGGGCGGCGGTCAGCCCGTGTCGATGGAGAATATCAGAGAGACAAAAAGAGTTCTGAAGAAATACGGCATCCCCTTGTTTCTCGACGCCTGCCGGTTTGCCGAGAATGCATTTTTCATCAAGAAGCGGGAAAAAGGATATGCCGGCAAGACCGCCCGCGAGATCGCACAAGAAATGTTCTCTTATGCCGACGGCTGCACCATGAGCGCAAAAAAAGATGCCATCGTGAACATGGGAGGATTTCTTGCGATGAACGACGAGCAGCTTGCGACGAAAGCACGGAACCTTTTGATCGTGACCGAGGGATTCCCGACGTACGGCGGGCTTGCAGGGCGGGATCTTGAGGCTATCGCTCAAGGTCTTGATGAAGTTCTCGATGAGCATTACCTCACGTATCGTCTTCGCTCGGTCGAATATCTGGGAAATAAGCTGACCGATGCGGGAGTGCCGATCCTGCAGCCCCCCGGAGGGCATGCTATTTATATCGACGCGAAGCGGTTCCTTCCGCACATCCCGCCGGCGGAATTTCCGGGGCAAGCGATCGTTTGCGAGTTATATACCGTTGGCGGCATACGCGCCGTCGAGATCGGAAGCGTCATGTTCGGAAAGTATGATGCTGCTGGAAAACATATTGCGCCGTCGATGGAATTAGTCCGACTTGCAATTCCTCGCAGGGTCTATACCCAGAGTCACATCGATTACGTGATCGAAAGTGTTGTTGAAGTGTTCACGAACCGGAAGAAATTGTCTGGATTCAAGTTTGTGTACGAAGCGCCTCAACTTCGTCATTTTACGGCACGGTTTGAACCGTTGTGAGCCGGTAAGGTCCGGATAGCTAAATCATTTCCTGCGGTTTTTTGCCGCTTTATTTTTCCTTGCCCCGGATTTCGCCTTGCAGTTTAATTTATCCTCCCGTTCTTAAATCGTTGCAAACAAGCGCAAAACTTCGTATTTTACACCGCCTCAAAAGCTGTGTGTTCAAACAGATCTTCCTGGAAGGTGCGAATCGATGATTTCGTGCTCCGTTTGTGCGCATCCTAATGACGACCTTGAAACGGTCTGCGCAAAATGCGGAAGTTTTATTCAGGACCGGGTGCCGAACCTCGATTTTTTTTCGACCCTGTGGCGTATCGTAGAATCGCCTTCAGAAGCGTTCCACAGAATTATAGTGGCTGAGCATAAGAATTACGTTCTCTTTCAGATGACGTTTCTGGGAATCGCGATCTCGTTCGCCTTGCTGTGGGCACGTCATGCCGGGAACGAGTTCGACAACCTGCTTTATCTGCTCTTGCTCGGTGTCGTTGTCGGGCTGGCGATCGCGCTTCCCGTAGGCGTTGTTCTTGCGGCGACACTCCACGGCCTGGTGAAATTTTTTGGCGGAAAAGGAACGATGAAGAACACCTATGCGGTTGTCGGCTGGTCTCTCACCCCGGTTCTTTTGTCGGTCTCCATTATTTTGCCGATCGAACTGGGCGCTTTAGGGTTGCGTTTATTTTCGACCGCCCCCTCGCCGATGGAAGTCAAGCCGGTGGTCTATGCCGTGCTGCTTTTGCTCGATGCGGTCGCCGGCATATGGTCGATCCAGCTCGCGAGGATCGGGCTAAGTATCGCGCACAAGATTTCCAGTTGGAAAGCGCTTGAGGTGGTGGTGATCGTGTGCCTGGTCTTCTCGACAGCGCTCTATCAGCTGTTCGCCTGGCTGATTGTTTGATCTCAGAATTAACGCATGGATCGTACCCGGTTCGAGGATATTGCAGAAGAAGCGTTCAATCATTTACCGGCGCTCTTCAAAAAGAAAATTGAGAACGTGGAGATCGTTGTCGAAGATGCGCCTGTCTCCCCCGCGCCGCGGTCAATGCTGCTCGGACTGTATCACGGCGTTCCGTTGACAAAGAGAGGAGCATGGTACGGTATGTCCCCCGTGTTGCCGGACAGGATCTCGCTCTATCAAAACAATATCGAGCGCGTCTGCACTTCGGATGATGAGATCCGGAGCAAGATTTATGAAGTGCTGTGCCACGAGGTCGGGCATTACTTTGGAATGGATGAACGCCAGGTGCGCTCGGCGATGAAATCGTGGTAATGTTTGGTGAGATAATAATTACACTGAAAAATCATTGAAAGGATTTATCGATGGCAAAAGTGATACTCACGATGCAGTACGAGATTGACGAGAAGAAGCGGGAAGGATTTCTCGCAGCCGTGCAGGAGCTCAAGTCTCATTATGCTTCAAACCCGCACATCGTTTATGTGGTTGGCGAGCAGAAAGGGAAGAAGAATTCTTTTTCGGAAATGTACATCGCTGACTCAGAAGACGCGTACGCGCAATTCAAGGAGATCGAGGACCAAACAGCCGACGCGCTCAGCGAAAAACTTTCGACATACATGAAGAACGGAAAAGCAAAGTACACGACGTATGTGGAGACTGCTTGACGCTCCGCGCAGAAGTTTCCAATCCCCATCATGATGTGAACGATCAATGGCAATTCGAGATCCGATAGCGATCTTTCTAAAAGAACATGACACTGCGCTGGTTCAACTGCGTATCTTAAAAAAATCGGCGGCCGACATAAAGAAGAACGGGTACTCGGACAAGGCGTTCAAACAGCTCTTGAAAGCGGCGGAGTTCGTGGACGAAGAGGTCCGGGTGCACAACGGCAAAGAAGAGACGGCGCTGTTCCCTCTCGTTGAACGCTATGTTGACGGTCCGACAAACGTGCTTCGCGAAGACCATCAGCGGATGGCGAAAATCTACAAGAAACTGCGCTACAGCATCGAGGCGTTGAAGGAGGGCCACGAGGACAGCGTTGCCCGGCAGGAGTTGGCAGAAGCGGCCGAGGGGATTGTGCAGCTGATGGTGAACCACATCCACAAGGAAAATGAAATTCTCTTCCCCCTTGTGAAGAGATTCTTTACGAAAGAAGAACTTCGTAAAGTTGCTCAACGGATGCTCTAGCCCGGGCCGCATAGGCCGCATGCCGAAGGAATGCCGTTTCCGCAAAAGCGTTAATTTCTTTTCTCCAGTTTGACATTCTTCACTATTTTTTCATTCCCACGCTGTACTACCACTTCAACCTCATCCCCCGGTTTATATTCCTGAAGGGCGTAGGTATAATCGTACACATTCTTGATCTCAAACTTCCCAAACTTGACGATGATGTCCCCTCCAAGGAGGCCGGCTTTTGCCGCAGGGCTGTTGTCGCGAACGGCGGTGATCTTCATCCCATCCGACTGGTCAGAATAATCAGGCACGGTTCCAACATAGACTCGGAATCCTCGGGATTCTGAATTCGAAGACGATGAGGTCTTCAAATAATCGGGGCGGGGAGTATGGTCGTCAATGTCGATCGCAATCCTCCTGATATAATCAAGTACCAGGGCCTCGCCGTCGTAATTGATCTTATCGGCATGGTCGGATGGTTTGTGGTAGTCCTCGTGGATTCCGGTGAAGAAAAAGAGAACCGGAATGTTCGCTCCGTAAAAGGATGAGTGATCGCTTGGACCGTATCCATCTTTCACTGATTTCAGGATAAATGTTGAGTCTGCATTATATGCTCCAACCAATGAATCCCACCTCGACGAAGTCCCGGTTCCCTGCACCGTCAATGTTCTGTCTTTCAGCCTTCCTACCATATCGAGGTTGATCATCGCGACGGCATTATTCAGCGGCAGGAGGGGGTGTTTGACGTAATATTCCGAGCCGAGCAGCCCTTCTTCTTCGCCGGAAAATGAGACAAGAAGGATGTTCCGTTTCAACGATGCTTTTTGATGGGAAAGAAGACGGGCGAGCTCGATGACGCCGCCGGTTCCGGAAGCATTGTCGTCGGCACCGTTGTGGATCTCATGCTTGTCGGGGGCAAGAGAGCCGGATCCTTCGCCTCCCCAGCCGAGGTGATCATAATGCGCGCCGATGACGAGATACTCATCGCTCTGGGTGCCGTCAAGCTTTAATAGGCCGGCAACGTTCGAAGACGAGTCTTTGATCTCGACAACGTCGGAAGACAGGGAGAGCACGACGTTCGGTATGTCGATCGATGCCGGCTTCTTCAGCGTGTTGATCTGTGTTTGCAGGGAATCAACCGTCGTATGGGCGGCGCGCAGCCAACTGTCCGCAACGGCGCGCGAGACGCTGAACACAGGGAGTCCGCTGTTGCTGAAAGAGTTGTCGTACCTGAGTGCAATTAATTCGTCCGTCGAATCGTCGGCCGACCCTGTGACCACCAAAAGCGCTTTCGCCCCCTTTTCTCTCGCCGTCAGCGTTTTGTACCGGAGCGGCAAATATTTGCCGAATTCCGAATGCGGGTTATCATTTCCCGGAGAATAGCGCATGACGAGGACGATCTTATTCTTGACGTCCACATTTGCATAGTCGTCGTATTGCGGGTTGGTCGAACTGATTCCATATCCAGCGAAGATCACTGGCCCGGAAACTTGTCCGTCCGCTGAAAATGCCAGCGGCCTAAAATCTCTATTAAGCTGGTATGATGTTGTTCCCTTCCCGTCGCTACGGGAAAAGGAATTCTTCTCTCCCAG is a genomic window of Bacteroidota bacterium containing:
- a CDS encoding tryptophanase; its protein translation is MKTIIEPFKIKSVEPIRFTTLEERSDILKQAGYNPFFIHAEDVLIDLLTDSGTSAMSAKQWAGIMDGDESYAGARSFFRFEKVVRDLTGFTFIIPTHQGRAAEKILFSITGGKGRLIPNNAHFDTTRANVEFSGAEAVDFPTEEGVHPEVIADFKGNMNIPALEKFIREKGAENIPLCMITVTNNSGGGQPVSMENIRETKRVLKKYGIPLFLDACRFAENAFFIKKREKGYAGKTAREIAQEMFSYADGCTMSAKKDAIVNMGGFLAMNDEQLATKARNLLIVTEGFPTYGGLAGRDLEAIAQGLDEVLDEHYLTYRLRSVEYLGNKLTDAGVPILQPPGGHAIYIDAKRFLPHIPPAEFPGQAIVCELYTVGGIRAVEIGSVMFGKYDAAGKHIAPSMELVRLAIPRRVYTQSHIDYVIESVVEVFTNRKKLSGFKFVYEAPQLRHFTARFEPL
- a CDS encoding Yip1 family protein → MISCSVCAHPNDDLETVCAKCGSFIQDRVPNLDFFSTLWRIVESPSEAFHRIIVAEHKNYVLFQMTFLGIAISFALLWARHAGNEFDNLLYLLLLGVVVGLAIALPVGVVLAATLHGLVKFFGGKGTMKNTYAVVGWSLTPVLLSVSIILPIELGALGLRLFSTAPSPMEVKPVVYAVLLLLDAVAGIWSIQLARIGLSIAHKISSWKALEVVVIVCLVFSTALYQLFAWLIV
- a CDS encoding hemerythrin domain-containing protein; translation: MAIRDPIAIFLKEHDTALVQLRILKKSAADIKKNGYSDKAFKQLLKAAEFVDEEVRVHNGKEETALFPLVERYVDGPTNVLREDHQRMAKIYKKLRYSIEALKEGHEDSVARQELAEAAEGIVQLMVNHIHKENEILFPLVKRFFTKEELRKVAQRML
- a CDS encoding M28 family peptidase, which translates into the protein MKKILTSFLFFFLALPAAGLNDSTSIYLKQHIGYLASDALEGRKAGSKGAELAAEYIAQQFQSLGLVPLGDHGSYFQHFSFISGVKLGEKNSFSRSDGKGTTSYQLNRDFRPLAFSADGQVSGPVIFAGYGISSTNPQYDDYANVDVKNKIVLVMRYSPGNDNPHSEFGKYLPLRYKTLTAREKGAKALLVVTGSADDSTDELIALRYDNSFSNSGLPVFSVSRAVADSWLRAAHTTVDSLQTQINTLKKPASIDIPNVVLSLSSDVVEIKDSSSNVAGLLKLDGTQSDEYLVIGAHYDHLGWGGEGSGSLAPDKHEIHNGADDNASGTGGVIELARLLSHQKASLKRNILLVSFSGEEEGLLGSEYYVKHPLLPLNNAVAMINLDMVGRLKDRTLTVQGTGTSSRWDSLVGAYNADSTFILKSVKDGYGPSDHSSFYGANIPVLFFFTGIHEDYHKPSDHADKINYDGEALVLDYIRRIAIDIDDHTPRPDYLKTSSSSNSESRGFRVYVGTVPDYSDQSDGMKITAVRDNSPAAKAGLLGGDIIVKFGKFEIKNVYDYTYALQEYKPGDEVEVVVQRGNEKIVKNVKLEKRN
- a CDS encoding metallopeptidase family protein, coding for MDRTRFEDIAEEAFNHLPALFKKKIENVEIVVEDAPVSPAPRSMLLGLYHGVPLTKRGAWYGMSPVLPDRISLYQNNIERVCTSDDEIRSKIYEVLCHEVGHYFGMDERQVRSAMKSW